A genomic window from Lineus longissimus chromosome 17, tnLinLong1.2, whole genome shotgun sequence includes:
- the LOC135501760 gene encoding uncharacterized protein LOC135501760 — protein sequence MWIHGGKLFTNLDAHTGHSHMQFHIAPPTKKWSFVGISYSQQTGNLVMWVDGNVVIKNVGAIGLRDMLGDLYVGLRPANGGSKFTGKLAGTTLMRCAVSGKAQIEELRKLIISRAKPATCDTQMKTKVASGVTYTFAGMQYYCKDDGKYAEVKKVGNCAIPFKYKGVWYSGCIDSKPWCSKDHVYTKNWEYC from the exons ATGTGGATTCATGGAGGCAAGCTTTTCACCAACCTGGATGCCCATACTGGACACAGCCATATGCAATTTCATATTGCTCCACCAACTAAGAAATGGTCGTTCGTAGGGATTAGCTACAGTCAACAAACTGGCAATTTGGTGATGTGGGTCGATGGTAATGTTGTCATCAAGAATGTCGGAGCCATAGGACTCCGAGACATGTTGGGTGATTTGTACGTTGGACTCAGACCGGCAAATGGTGGGTCCAAATTCACGGGAAAGCTGGCCGGAACAACGCTGATGAGATGTGCAGTCAGTGGTAAGGCCCAGATCGAGGAACTTAGGAAGCTGATCATAAGTAGAGCCAAACCTG CTACATGTGACACGCAAATGAAGACCAAGGTAGCTAGTGGAGTGACATATACATTTGCCGGGATGCAGTATTACTGCAAGGATGACGGGAAGTATGCTGAAGTCAAGAAGG ttggCAATTGTGCTATCCCTTTCAAATACAAGGGCGTGTGGTACAGTGGATGCATCGATTCAAAACCATGGTGTTCAAAGGACCACGTCTACACCAAAAACTGGGAATATTGTTGA